A part of Thermoanaerobacterales bacterium genomic DNA contains:
- a CDS encoding patatin-like phospholipase family protein, with protein MTRPWVGLALGSGGARGYAHLGVLKVLDEAGVPVSILAGSSMGAVVGAAYAAGYGVAEMERMARNTRWGELLRLADVAFPRRGLILGQRLEEYFADLLGGRTFAELEKPLAVIACDLACGDEVRLRSGPVATALRASTAIPGIFAPVFLEGRVLVDGCVVSPVPFLAALEMGASVVIAVDVGAGKNSSSLAWRAGVMCCGLIFRDARDRPPEARPPGYLSILGRSLLLCRQRDGRRAVPPRSAAAVFFIKPGVEGIRWYEFQRVDECVAAGEEAGRRVLRQLQMLIDRISV; from the coding sequence ATGACAAGACCATGGGTGGGACTGGCCCTGGGAAGCGGTGGCGCCCGGGGATACGCTCACCTGGGAGTTCTGAAGGTTCTTGACGAGGCCGGCGTCCCTGTCAGTATCCTGGCGGGGAGCAGTATGGGCGCCGTCGTAGGTGCGGCCTACGCCGCGGGGTACGGTGTGGCCGAAATGGAAAGGATGGCGCGGAACACGCGCTGGGGGGAACTCCTCCGCCTGGCCGATGTCGCGTTTCCCCGCCGCGGCCTGATTCTCGGCCAACGCCTGGAAGAATACTTCGCCGACCTGCTCGGGGGAAGGACGTTTGCCGAGCTGGAGAAACCGCTCGCGGTAATCGCCTGCGACCTGGCCTGCGGAGACGAGGTTCGGCTGCGCTCGGGGCCGGTGGCCACTGCCCTCCGGGCCAGTACGGCGATACCTGGTATTTTTGCGCCGGTATTCCTGGAAGGCCGTGTTCTGGTCGACGGGTGTGTGGTTAGTCCGGTGCCGTTTTTGGCGGCGCTGGAGATGGGGGCCTCAGTCGTCATTGCCGTGGATGTAGGGGCGGGAAAGAACAGCTCGAGCCTGGCCTGGCGAGCGGGTGTGATGTGCTGCGGTTTGATTTTTCGGGACGCCCGGGACCGTCCGCCGGAGGCGCGGCCGCCGGGTTACCTGAGTATTTTGGGACGTTCGTTGCTGCTGTGCCGGCAGAGGGACGGCCGCCGGGCGGTCCCTCCCCGCAGTGCGGCGGCGGTGTTCTTCATTAAGCCCGGAGTGGAAGGGATACGGTGGTATGAATTCCAGAGGGTCGACGAATGCGTGGCCGCCGGTGAAGAGGCGGGGCGCCGGGTGCTGAGGCAGCTTCAGATGCTGATCGATCGGATAAGCGTGTAG
- a CDS encoding MFS transporter, translating into MSHHRSASFLVFLLSTTLFLSLLPGFSLPAVLTLVQRDWGMGPGQAGVVIAAFQAGYILAAIIALPLTDRYDARWIIAGGAAVCTAGHLAFAAMAHDPLTGTILRALAGAGLGGVYMPGLRLASMVPSMKGRAVGLYVSSYLFGTAFSFAVTGALAALVPWQSAYLAVSVVSGLALVAGLWLIRSPMPEGITAVPPRPARAEDRVREQFSFRARLPVILVIGAYIAHMWELYGLRSWLAPFMVAAAGGETAGAAARGALLASLSVVLSATSTIIAGWLSDRLGRSLTAAVILTASAACSFVFGWLLSAPFWLIAVIGVVYSLTVAADSPIFSTSLTELVPSEKLGHVMAWQTFLGYGAATLSPAAFGFILESFPGTQGWGLAFGLLGAGAVLGPGLMLILRRFPESARLCSGKR; encoded by the coding sequence GTGTCTCATCACCGTTCTGCGTCTTTTCTGGTTTTTCTCCTGAGCACAACCCTCTTCCTGAGCCTGCTCCCCGGGTTCAGTCTACCCGCGGTACTCACTCTGGTCCAGCGCGACTGGGGGATGGGCCCGGGGCAGGCCGGTGTGGTCATCGCCGCCTTTCAGGCCGGATACATCCTGGCCGCCATCATCGCTCTGCCCCTGACCGACCGCTACGACGCCCGGTGGATTATCGCCGGGGGCGCAGCTGTCTGTACCGCCGGTCACCTGGCGTTCGCCGCAATGGCCCACGATCCCCTTACCGGGACCATCCTGCGCGCGCTCGCCGGGGCAGGCCTCGGCGGCGTCTACATGCCGGGGCTGCGCCTGGCCTCGATGGTGCCCTCGATGAAGGGCCGGGCCGTGGGGCTCTATGTATCGTCCTACCTTTTCGGCACGGCCTTTTCCTTCGCCGTTACCGGGGCCCTGGCAGCCCTGGTGCCCTGGCAAAGCGCCTACCTCGCCGTCTCCGTTGTCAGCGGCCTGGCCCTTGTTGCCGGCCTATGGCTGATCCGTAGCCCCATGCCCGAGGGGATAACAGCTGTGCCGCCGCGCCCGGCCCGGGCGGAGGACCGCGTCCGGGAACAGTTCTCATTCCGTGCCCGGCTGCCTGTCATTCTCGTAATCGGGGCCTATATAGCCCACATGTGGGAACTTTACGGCCTGCGCTCCTGGCTGGCGCCTTTCATGGTCGCCGCGGCCGGAGGCGAAACGGCCGGCGCGGCGGCCCGCGGCGCCCTGCTGGCCTCTCTCTCGGTGGTACTGAGCGCCACTTCGACCATCATCGCCGGCTGGCTCTCCGACCGCCTCGGACGGTCGCTGACGGCCGCCGTTATCCTCACCGCCAGCGCGGCCTGTTCCTTCGTCTTCGGGTGGCTGCTCTCCGCCCCCTTCTGGTTGATCGCCGTCATCGGAGTGGTTTACAGCCTCACCGTCGCCGCCGACTCTCCCATCTTCTCCACCAGCCTGACTGAGCTGGTCCCCAGTGAAAAACTGGGGCACGTGATGGCCTGGCAGACATTCCTCGGGTACGGCGCCGCGACCCTCTCCCCCGCTGCGTTCGGCTTCATTCTGGAAAGCTTCCCCGGCACACAGGGCTGGGGCCTGGCCTTCGGGCTCCTGGGAGCCGGGGCCGTCCTGGGCCCGGGGCTGATGCTCATCCTCCGCCGCTTCCCGGAAAGCGCCCGTCTCTGCAGCGGTAAACGATGA
- a CDS encoding peptidoglycan DD-metalloendopeptidase family protein: MGRRKRRGREKLTVIVIPEGGRQVRQLAVPVRFLWGAALGLLGLVAATVCLAWYGQALSGRVQSLRHLEAANREQAGEIARLREKASETDQKLREIDRLEAEVRRMVGLPPPKDGGSQVSRGLSGSRPPLAAGDGQPALAEIRHRFESLDDRLDAEEADLAALKDDLKKRLAYLAAVPSGWPLGGEISSGFGTRRSPFGRRSEFHDGLDIAGNYGAAIRAAGSGVVTSAGYLPGYGRTVAINHGYGLQSRYCHLSTALVEPGQRVERGQVIGRVGSSGRSTGPHLHFMVFSGGSPVDPTRYLKKTP, from the coding sequence GTGGGACGGCGAAAACGGCGAGGCAGGGAGAAACTAACGGTCATCGTGATCCCGGAAGGCGGACGGCAAGTCCGCCAGTTGGCCGTGCCTGTGCGGTTCCTGTGGGGAGCCGCCCTGGGCCTCCTGGGGCTGGTGGCCGCCACCGTCTGCCTGGCCTGGTACGGACAGGCCCTCAGCGGCCGCGTCCAGAGCCTGCGCCATCTTGAGGCTGCAAACCGGGAACAGGCCGGGGAGATCGCCCGCCTGCGTGAAAAGGCATCTGAAACCGACCAGAAGCTCAGGGAAATAGACCGCCTGGAGGCCGAGGTACGGCGGATGGTCGGCCTGCCCCCGCCGAAAGACGGCGGCTCCCAGGTGTCACGCGGCCTTTCCGGAAGCCGTCCGCCTCTAGCGGCCGGCGACGGCCAACCCGCGCTGGCTGAGATCAGGCATCGCTTCGAATCCCTTGACGACCGGCTTGACGCCGAAGAGGCCGATCTTGCCGCTCTCAAAGATGACCTTAAGAAACGTCTGGCCTATCTGGCCGCCGTCCCTTCAGGGTGGCCGCTAGGCGGTGAAATCTCCTCCGGCTTTGGCACCCGCCGTTCGCCCTTCGGGCGCCGCAGCGAATTTCATGACGGCCTGGACATCGCCGGCAACTACGGGGCCGCAATCCGTGCCGCCGGAAGCGGCGTGGTGACCTCGGCGGGGTATCTTCCCGGCTACGGCCGCACGGTCGCCATCAACCACGGCTATGGCCTGCAATCCCGGTACTGCCACCTCTCGACGGCCCTCGTGGAGCCCGGGCAAAGGGTCGAACGCGGGCAGGTTATCGGCCGGGTCGGCAGTTCGGGGCGAAGTACCGGACCCCACCTTCATTTTATGGTTTTCTCCGGCGGCAGCCCGGTTGACCCGACGCGCTATCTAAAAAAGACGCCCTAA
- a CDS encoding lysophospholipid acyltransferase family protein, producing the protein MGRRGRRDLGEAARRLPGDARRTALTAPLTWADRGYRLGRLVLSLLFRATGGLIVRGAARIPPDGPLIIVANHASVVDGLILVAACPRRMVSLSAAYLFTRPGVGALLRWFGAIPVEGGTGATAGMKRALSHLGAGGALMVFPEGGVGRQPRPFAPGWAYLALKAGAAVLPVGIRGSGRLLPPGEWRPHRARVEVCIGEPLRLSSMARPPRTAMAALNIMMEERVRDLCAGRHGPSPTGR; encoded by the coding sequence GTGGGGCGCCGTGGCCGACGGGATCTGGGCGAAGCGGCACGGCGCCTGCCAGGCGACGCCCGCCGGACGGCGCTGACGGCGCCCCTCACGTGGGCCGACCGGGGCTACCGCCTGGGCCGGTTGGTGCTCTCCTTGTTGTTTCGTGCGACGGGGGGCCTGATCGTCAGGGGTGCGGCACGCATCCCGCCCGACGGGCCGTTGATCATCGTTGCCAACCACGCCAGCGTTGTGGATGGGCTCATCCTGGTCGCGGCCTGTCCCCGGCGCATGGTTTCGCTCTCCGCAGCCTATCTTTTTACTCGGCCGGGTGTCGGAGCGCTGCTCCGCTGGTTCGGGGCGATCCCCGTCGAAGGGGGGACGGGGGCGACGGCCGGGATGAAAAGGGCGCTGAGTCACCTGGGAGCCGGCGGGGCGCTGATGGTCTTCCCTGAGGGAGGGGTGGGCCGGCAACCCCGCCCCTTCGCGCCGGGATGGGCCTACCTCGCTCTAAAGGCCGGGGCGGCCGTGCTTCCGGTCGGCATCCGCGGCAGCGGACGCCTGCTTCCTCCGGGGGAATGGCGCCCGCACCGCGCCAGGGTGGAGGTTTGCATCGGCGAACCTCTCAGGTTGTCAAGCATGGCGCGGCCGCCACGGACAGCAATGGCGGCTTTGAATATAATGATGGAGGAGCGGGTGCGTGACCTGTGCGCCGGCAGGCACGGGCCTTCTCCGACTGGACGGTGA
- a CDS encoding radical SAM protein: MSWQSSLLNNRISAEVVEQALSYAGKDPENNIPRLFSLARAFAVHGEHREQIDRAAVVYREDPVLRGYINNLAAKTHPNLKKRLVFNWFVRNMFAGIPRQRKLSEELGFNIPNLILVDPTSACNLACEGCWAGKYSRKNSIAPERLDHLFSEAKELGIYWIVLSGGEPLVYPHLFDLMAKHDDMAFMAYTNGTLINERVADRIIEVGNFSPAISLEGWRDRTDARRGAGTFDRVMRAMDLLRERGAIFGVSITITRLNVEEVTSDAFIDFLIEKGVTYGWTFHYIPIGRNPNVDLMVTPEQRAYLAERIPYMRTHKPILIADFWNDGELTGGCIAGGRRYFHINAAGEVEPCAFAHFALDNINEKSLKEVLDSPLFRAYRKRQPFHENLLRPCPIIDRPDALRAIVAESGARPTHEGAENVLQGTVAAHLDRRAAEWGAVADGIWAKRHGACQATPAGRR; the protein is encoded by the coding sequence GTGTCCTGGCAGTCGAGTTTGCTGAACAACCGGATTTCGGCCGAGGTGGTGGAACAGGCGCTCTCCTATGCCGGCAAGGATCCCGAGAACAACATCCCGCGCTTATTCAGCCTGGCCCGCGCCTTCGCCGTCCACGGGGAGCACAGGGAGCAGATCGACCGGGCGGCCGTGGTCTACCGGGAGGACCCGGTCCTCAGAGGCTACATCAACAACCTGGCGGCGAAAACGCACCCCAACCTGAAGAAGCGCCTGGTATTCAACTGGTTCGTGCGGAACATGTTCGCCGGCATTCCCCGGCAGCGCAAGCTTTCGGAGGAACTGGGGTTTAATATCCCCAACCTGATCCTGGTCGACCCCACCAGCGCCTGCAACCTGGCCTGCGAGGGCTGCTGGGCGGGCAAGTATTCCCGGAAGAACTCGATCGCGCCGGAACGGTTGGACCATCTCTTCAGCGAGGCCAAGGAACTAGGTATCTACTGGATCGTCCTGTCGGGCGGGGAGCCCCTGGTCTACCCGCACCTCTTCGACCTGATGGCCAAACATGATGACATGGCCTTCATGGCCTACACCAACGGGACGCTGATCAATGAGCGCGTCGCCGACCGGATCATCGAGGTCGGCAACTTCAGCCCGGCCATCAGCCTGGAGGGCTGGCGTGACCGGACGGACGCCCGCCGCGGGGCCGGGACCTTCGATAGGGTCATGCGGGCCATGGACCTCCTGCGCGAGAGGGGCGCGATCTTCGGCGTCTCGATCACCATCACGCGCCTTAACGTGGAGGAGGTCACGAGTGACGCCTTCATCGATTTCCTGATCGAGAAGGGCGTGACCTACGGCTGGACCTTCCACTACATCCCCATCGGCCGCAACCCGAACGTGGACCTTATGGTGACGCCGGAGCAGCGCGCCTACCTTGCGGAGCGCATCCCCTACATGCGGACGCACAAGCCCATCCTGATCGCCGACTTCTGGAATGACGGGGAACTAACGGGGGGCTGCATCGCCGGCGGGCGCCGTTACTTCCACATCAACGCCGCCGGGGAGGTCGAGCCCTGCGCCTTCGCCCATTTCGCACTGGACAACATCAACGAGAAGAGCCTGAAGGAGGTCCTGGATTCGCCCCTCTTCCGCGCCTACCGGAAGCGGCAGCCCTTCCATGAGAACCTGCTGCGGCCCTGCCCGATCATCGACCGCCCGGACGCCCTGCGGGCGATCGTGGCCGAGTCCGGCGCCCGTCCGACCCACGAAGGGGCGGAGAATGTCCTTCAGGGGACGGTGGCCGCGCACCTGGACCGCCGGGCGGCGGAGTGGGGCGCCGTGGCCGACGGGATCTGGGCGAAGCGGCACGGCGCCTGCCAGGCGACGCCCGCCGGACGGCGCTGA
- a CDS encoding polymer-forming cytoskeletal protein: MFKSRKGGQTDGLTLITKDVHIKGELDGKGCLRVDGELEGKITIEGDVIIGEGGKVTATVEAANLTVAGTLKGKAIVTNRLHIGPAGRVEGDVQAARLAVEEGGVLLGHCSAAADSPHLSEIAAKARLKKSS; this comes from the coding sequence ATGTTTAAGAGCAGGAAGGGCGGACAAACCGACGGCCTTACGCTGATCACCAAAGACGTGCACATCAAGGGAGAGTTGGACGGCAAGGGATGCCTGCGGGTGGACGGTGAGTTGGAGGGTAAAATCACCATCGAGGGGGATGTTATCATCGGGGAAGGCGGAAAGGTGACCGCCACGGTCGAGGCCGCCAACCTGACCGTGGCCGGCACCCTTAAAGGCAAGGCTATCGTGACCAACCGGCTGCACATCGGCCCGGCCGGCCGGGTCGAGGGCGACGTTCAAGCCGCGCGTCTGGCGGTCGAAGAGGGCGGCGTCCTGCTGGGCCATTGCAGTGCCGCCGCCGACAGCCCACACCTCTCGGAGATTGCCGCGAAGGCCCGTCTCAAGAAGAGTTCGTAG
- a CDS encoding DUF2225 domain-containing protein: MSQEVVITALARVPAFAGLDETVLQSLARAGGVVQLPPRSALFHAEERVGRVYVVLAGQVGLFRRSGDDGPVAVADAGSVLGARAFLDRDYWPAGGTTLSPVILFAFDANLLEQLDSRYGPLGMLVRQRLRRADVLEGFRDRQAMNPTAALPEELYIKQHLCPCCAATVRSCAVRSRHLRVTRTDPDFYHHYEGPNPLFYEAIVCEACGYAFDETDHEPLNPAARALARKLGAGVPRGGFGGPRTLEDAVRAYRLVMEYQEAVAARPSMRARTCLKLAWLYRYAGDEPAEREALRAALGHYLAAFEREPTTDAKQEIRLLYLIGELHRRLGKRAEAVQWFGRVIGHPKKDANPQIVRMARDQWQEIRYQSRGGEETMPVREQG, encoded by the coding sequence ATGAGCCAGGAAGTTGTGATTACGGCGCTGGCCAGGGTGCCGGCTTTTGCCGGGCTGGACGAGACGGTTTTGCAGAGCCTGGCCCGGGCCGGCGGCGTGGTGCAGTTGCCGCCCCGATCCGCCCTTTTTCATGCGGAGGAAAGGGTGGGCCGGGTTTACGTCGTCTTGGCCGGCCAGGTAGGGTTGTTCCGCCGAAGCGGCGACGATGGGCCGGTGGCGGTGGCGGACGCGGGGAGCGTGCTTGGGGCGCGGGCCTTCCTGGACCGTGATTACTGGCCGGCCGGCGGCACGACGCTGTCGCCCGTCATTCTGTTCGCCTTTGACGCGAATCTGCTCGAACAGCTCGACAGCCGGTACGGCCCTCTGGGGATGCTTGTGCGTCAGCGCCTGCGGCGAGCCGACGTCTTAGAAGGATTTAGGGACCGTCAGGCCATGAATCCCACGGCCGCTTTGCCCGAGGAGCTGTACATCAAGCAACACCTCTGCCCGTGCTGCGCCGCCACGGTCCGCTCCTGCGCGGTGCGCTCCCGCCACCTGCGCGTTACCCGGACCGACCCTGACTTCTACCACCATTACGAGGGTCCTAATCCTCTGTTCTACGAGGCGATTGTCTGTGAGGCCTGCGGGTATGCCTTCGATGAAACGGATCACGAACCGCTGAACCCCGCGGCCAGGGCGCTGGCGCGGAAACTCGGCGCCGGTGTACCGCGCGGCGGCTTCGGAGGACCGCGGACGCTGGAGGACGCCGTCAGGGCTTACCGCTTGGTCATGGAATACCAGGAAGCCGTCGCCGCCCGGCCATCCATGCGCGCCAGGACGTGTCTCAAGCTCGCCTGGCTGTACCGTTACGCGGGGGACGAGCCCGCGGAGCGTGAAGCCCTGCGGGCGGCCCTGGGCCATTACCTGGCGGCCTTCGAGCGGGAGCCGACGACCGACGCGAAGCAAGAGATCCGCCTGCTGTACTTGATCGGTGAACTCCACCGCCGCCTGGGGAAGCGGGCGGAGGCCGTGCAGTGGTTCGGCCGGGTGATCGGACACCCGAAGAAGGACGCAAATCCGCAAATCGTCCGCATGGCCCGGGACCAGTGGCAGGAAATCCGCTACCAGTCACGTGGCGGTGAGGAGACCATGCCGGTCCGGGAGCAAGGGTGA
- a CDS encoding phosphoenolpyruvate carboxykinase (ATP), with the protein MYRFRRPVEARIIDNPNTEELRGMARHEERTTVYGSASYVSRVRSRSAKFTYIVEGVVPLGVDQRGIAPEKALALVDKVYAYLRDKEVIRLDRRMGLHPDFSLHCRLFITRPYARIPYQWHNMLFPPADPEGEPDLVSVYVPEWPERIIFCHPTERVTYILGTDYFGECKKSFLRMAMFVAKERGGLGFHAGAKLLRVFGTDGKLRETGFILFGLSGTGKTTLTMHDHDLAAPEGVAIRQDDVVMMNPQGYCYGTENGFYIKTEGLDPSQAVLYDAAIKPHAVFENVMVRGDGTVDFDDATLTSNGRGVILRRDVRSTDDRIDLDKAHRIVFITRRNDVVPVVARLTAEQAAAYFMLGESIETSAGDPTKAGQPKRQVGTNPFIIGPESIEGNRLLEILRANPDIECYLLNTGSIGARDGSPGTKITIKVSTTIMKQIAAGGIRWRRDPDWGYEVPAEVPGIDIKPYDPVLHYTPDEYRERVERLRDERRRWLAKYPDLLPEIVYAVEPPREMRRAAAGR; encoded by the coding sequence ATGTACCGTTTCCGCCGGCCCGTGGAGGCCCGGATCATCGACAACCCGAACACCGAAGAACTGCGGGGTATGGCCCGGCATGAGGAGCGGACCACGGTTTACGGGAGCGCCAGCTACGTGTCCCGCGTCCGCAGCCGCAGCGCCAAGTTCACGTATATCGTGGAGGGTGTGGTGCCGCTGGGCGTAGACCAGCGGGGCATCGCCCCCGAGAAAGCGCTGGCCCTTGTCGATAAAGTCTACGCGTACCTGCGCGACAAGGAAGTCATCCGGCTTGACCGGCGGATGGGGCTGCACCCGGATTTCAGCCTACACTGCCGGCTTTTTATTACCCGGCCTTACGCCCGTATCCCCTACCAGTGGCATAACATGCTCTTCCCCCCGGCCGATCCGGAAGGGGAGCCCGACCTGGTGAGCGTTTACGTTCCGGAGTGGCCGGAGAGGATCATTTTCTGTCACCCCACGGAGCGCGTAACGTACATTCTGGGCACCGATTACTTCGGGGAGTGCAAGAAATCCTTCCTGCGCATGGCGATGTTCGTGGCCAAAGAGCGGGGCGGGTTGGGCTTCCACGCGGGCGCGAAGCTGCTACGGGTCTTTGGTACTGACGGAAAGCTCAGGGAGACGGGGTTTATCCTCTTCGGGCTTAGCGGTACGGGGAAGACCACGCTGACGATGCACGACCATGACCTGGCTGCGCCGGAGGGGGTCGCCATCCGGCAGGACGACGTGGTGATGATGAACCCGCAGGGCTACTGCTACGGAACGGAAAACGGGTTCTATATCAAAACCGAGGGTCTCGACCCTTCGCAGGCGGTGCTCTATGACGCTGCCATCAAGCCCCACGCCGTCTTCGAAAACGTTATGGTGCGCGGGGACGGCACGGTCGATTTCGATGACGCGACCCTGACCTCCAACGGGCGGGGGGTCATCCTGCGCCGGGACGTCCGCAGCACGGACGATCGTATCGACCTTGACAAGGCCCACCGCATCGTATTCATCACCCGCCGCAACGACGTAGTGCCGGTGGTGGCGCGCCTTACCGCGGAGCAGGCCGCAGCCTACTTTATGCTCGGCGAGTCCATCGAGACCTCGGCCGGAGATCCGACGAAGGCAGGGCAACCGAAGCGGCAGGTAGGCACCAATCCCTTCATCATCGGCCCGGAGTCCATTGAGGGGAACCGTCTCCTGGAGATCCTGCGGGCGAACCCGGACATCGAATGCTACCTGTTGAATACGGGCAGTATCGGGGCCCGGGACGGCAGCCCGGGGACGAAGATCACGATCAAGGTTTCGACGACGATCATGAAGCAGATCGCCGCCGGCGGTATCCGGTGGCGGCGGGATCCTGACTGGGGCTACGAGGTCCCGGCCGAGGTGCCGGGGATCGATATCAAGCCCTACGACCCCGTGCTCCACTACACCCCCGATGAGTACCGGGAACGGGTGGAGCGGCTGCGGGATGAACGGCGCCGCTGGCTGGCGAAATACCCCGATCTCCTGCCGGAGATCGTATACGCCGTGGAACCGCCGCGGGAAATGCGGAGGGCCGCGGCCGGCCGATAG
- a CDS encoding SpoVR family protein, which produces MMEMQRLEPAIAQIMDAALRLGLDFFPMRFEICPADVIYTFGAYGMPTRFAHWSFGKAFHRIKMEYDYNLSRIYEMVINTDPCYAFLLEGNTLVQNKLVIAHVLGHSDFFKNNAYFAFTRRDMLETMAAAAARIASYEARYGRERVEPFLDAALAIQEHVNPRRMVREPPPPEPEKVCLRGRETPYDDLWNLDRPRGGSASEGEGLAPAFNRFPVQPEKDILGFIMQHARDLAEWQRDILGVVRDESLYFWPQLETKILNEGWATYWHLRIMREIDLPEGEALEFARMHAGLIQGSRFHINPYPLGLRLLEHIERRYGREALFEVRATENDVSLIRNHLTKEIVDDLDLYVYRKVGREWRVVEKTWETVRETLLEHLANGGHPYIVVEDGDFNHRGELYLRHSYEGVELDVPYLEKTLPHAHRLWCRPVHLETVLDGKRVVFSYHGERVGKRFL; this is translated from the coding sequence ATGATGGAGATGCAGCGCCTGGAGCCGGCCATTGCGCAGATTATGGACGCCGCCTTGCGGCTCGGCCTGGACTTTTTCCCGATGCGCTTTGAAATCTGCCCGGCGGACGTCATCTATACCTTCGGCGCCTACGGCATGCCCACGCGCTTTGCACATTGGTCCTTCGGGAAGGCCTTTCACCGCATCAAGATGGAGTACGACTACAACCTGAGCCGCATTTACGAAATGGTCATTAACACCGACCCGTGTTACGCCTTTCTCCTTGAGGGGAACACCCTCGTTCAGAACAAGCTGGTTATTGCGCACGTCCTGGGCCACAGCGATTTCTTCAAGAACAATGCCTACTTTGCGTTCACGCGACGGGACATGCTGGAGACTATGGCCGCTGCCGCGGCGAGGATCGCGTCCTACGAAGCGCGGTACGGCAGGGAGCGCGTTGAACCCTTTCTTGATGCCGCGCTGGCGATCCAGGAGCATGTCAACCCGCGGCGGATGGTCCGGGAGCCGCCCCCGCCCGAACCGGAGAAGGTTTGTCTTCGCGGTCGGGAAACGCCCTACGACGACCTATGGAACCTGGACCGGCCCCGTGGCGGGAGCGCGAGCGAAGGGGAAGGCCTTGCTCCCGCCTTTAACCGGTTTCCCGTGCAGCCGGAAAAGGACATCCTGGGCTTCATCATGCAACACGCCAGGGACCTCGCGGAGTGGCAGCGGGACATCCTCGGGGTGGTGCGTGATGAGTCGCTTTACTTCTGGCCCCAGCTGGAGACTAAAATCCTCAACGAGGGCTGGGCCACGTACTGGCACCTGCGCATCATGCGCGAGATCGACCTCCCCGAGGGCGAAGCGCTGGAGTTCGCCCGGATGCACGCCGGCCTGATACAGGGTTCGCGCTTCCACATCAATCCCTACCCGCTGGGCCTGCGCCTGCTGGAGCACATCGAGCGCCGTTACGGCCGCGAGGCACTCTTTGAAGTGCGGGCGACGGAGAACGACGTTTCGCTGATCCGCAACCACCTGACAAAGGAGATCGTGGATGATTTAGACCTGTATGTCTACCGCAAAGTGGGCCGCGAATGGCGGGTGGTCGAGAAGACCTGGGAGACGGTGCGGGAGACACTGCTGGAGCACCTGGCCAACGGGGGACACCCCTACATCGTTGTCGAGGACGGGGACTTCAACCACCGCGGTGAGCTCTACCTGCGCCATTCCTACGAGGGAGTGGAACTTGACGTTCCCTACCTGGAAAAGACGCTGCCCCATGCCCACCGGCTCTGGTGCCGGCCGGTGCACCTGGAAACCGTACTGGACGGGAAGAGGGTTGTGTTCTCCTATCACGGCGAACGGGTAGGCAAGAGATTCCTGTAA
- a CDS encoding FaeA/PapI family transcriptional regulator — protein sequence MTLTRRRTEFLAKILTLFREIGEPVHYTIVADALGVSKWTAYDMLKVLEKDGFLESAYAVNREDRLPGRSMVVFRPTARAWRWREGEGAANGGNGDWSVVRRRLLQFLDQVKTSGARKVIEELLEVMPAVEWPLAFGAYTIVLLTVYLEYLGSRGLATVQNVLHAAARPEIALGLFAGTAVGSAIKGMKDGLHKRVEAQVRRFLQSIGEYDAREGRLLVGFLRQALERGR from the coding sequence GTGACACTCACGCGCCGCCGCACTGAATTCCTGGCCAAGATCCTGACCCTGTTCCGGGAAATAGGGGAACCGGTACACTACACCATAGTGGCCGATGCCCTCGGCGTGAGCAAGTGGACCGCCTATGACATGCTCAAGGTGCTGGAGAAAGACGGGTTTCTGGAGAGCGCCTATGCCGTAAACAGGGAGGATCGCCTCCCCGGGCGGTCGATGGTCGTCTTCCGGCCCACGGCGCGCGCCTGGCGCTGGCGGGAAGGCGAGGGTGCGGCGAACGGGGGGAACGGCGACTGGTCGGTCGTCCGCCGGAGGCTGCTGCAGTTTCTGGACCAGGTGAAGACCAGCGGTGCGCGGAAAGTAATCGAGGAGTTGCTGGAGGTGATGCCGGCCGTTGAGTGGCCTTTGGCCTTTGGCGCCTATACGATCGTTCTCCTTACCGTGTACCTGGAGTACCTTGGGAGCCGCGGTCTGGCCACGGTGCAGAACGTCCTGCATGCCGCGGCCAGACCGGAAATCGCCCTGGGCCTTTTCGCCGGCACGGCTGTCGGGTCCGCCATCAAGGGAATGAAGGACGGTTTGCACAAGAGGGTGGAGGCCCAGGTCCGGCGGTTTCTGCAGTCCATCGGAGAATACGACGCCCGCGAGGGGAGACTGCTGGTCGGCTTCCTGCGCCAGGCCCTGGAACGGGGTAGGTAA
- a CDS encoding DUF444 family protein: protein YHLAHEIIAARYPPSEFNVYAFHFSDGDNLSSDNEACIEAVRRLLPAVSLIGYGEIEGPYYYTSTLRTAFKRIQDPRFLTVVIREKGDVYRALKAFFQPRD, encoded by the coding sequence TACCATCTGGCACACGAGATCATCGCCGCTCGTTACCCGCCCTCGGAGTTCAATGTTTACGCCTTTCATTTTTCTGACGGTGACAACCTGTCCTCGGACAACGAAGCCTGCATTGAAGCCGTCCGGCGCTTGCTTCCGGCGGTAAGCCTGATCGGTTACGGAGAAATCGAAGGTCCGTACTATTACACCAGCACCCTGCGCACGGCCTTCAAGCGCATCCAGGACCCGCGTTTCCTGACCGTTGTGATCCGCGAAAAGGGGGACGTTTACAGGGCGCTGAAGGCCTTTTTCCAGCCGCGGGACTGA